A region of Mesorhizobium sp. M3A.F.Ca.ET.080.04.2.1 DNA encodes the following proteins:
- a CDS encoding class I SAM-dependent methyltransferase: MDSRLDRMIARLTTQRRALERAAEEIRGLPGPVLEIGLGKGRTYSHLRKLFPDRRIIAFDRDLHAPAEAAPASADLVLGEFRETLSALSGCAPAVLAHADFGSEDRTRDAAQAGWLAALIDGLMAPGGLVVSDRAMQSPRWTALPFDTPDWSYFLWRVN; encoded by the coding sequence ATGGACAGCCGCCTCGACCGCATGATCGCCCGCCTCACCACCCAGCGTCGGGCGCTGGAGCGGGCGGCTGAGGAGATACGGGGCCTGCCCGGCCCGGTGCTGGAGATCGGCCTGGGCAAGGGCCGCACCTACAGCCATCTGCGCAAGCTGTTCCCGGACCGCCGGATCATCGCCTTCGACCGCGACCTGCACGCCCCGGCCGAAGCGGCGCCGGCCAGTGCCGACCTTGTGCTGGGCGAGTTCCGCGAAACGCTGTCCGCCTTGTCCGGCTGCGCGCCCGCGGTCCTGGCCCATGCCGATTTCGGCAGCGAGGACCGCACCCGCGACGCCGCCCAGGCCGGCTGGCTGGCGGCGCTGATCGATGGGTTGATGGCACCGGGCGGCCTGGTGGTCAGCGACCGGGCGATGCAGTCGCCGCGCTGGACCGCCTTGCCCTTCGACACGCCGGACTGGTCGTATTTCCTCTGGCGCGTGAACTAG
- a CDS encoding ribokinase — MRVHVVGNVCIDTTFRLDRFPQPGETLNASSHADGLGGKGANQAVAAARCGADVRFRAAIGNDAAGAWISEQLSRYLDIGYLTTLPLPSDRSTIMVEPGGENLIVTGASCAAAFDPLAEDGFLSSIEPGDIGVMQGNLGEDATAACLRAMRGAGAVTIFNPSPLAAGHAPPLDSVSLVVINTVEAAQLTGYSDPAMAARELIRKGAAGAIVTLGASGCLVADGEARIEMLAAPKVAVADTSGAGDVFCGCLAGCLACGMDLAAAARIAVRAAAISVGRPGTLGSCPTRQEMKMLMETGQVQNA; from the coding sequence ATGCGCGTCCATGTCGTCGGCAATGTCTGCATCGATACGACGTTTCGGCTGGACAGGTTTCCGCAACCGGGCGAGACACTGAACGCCTCCAGCCATGCCGACGGGCTGGGAGGCAAGGGCGCGAACCAGGCGGTGGCCGCCGCGCGCTGTGGAGCGGATGTTCGGTTCCGGGCCGCCATCGGCAACGATGCGGCCGGAGCGTGGATCAGCGAGCAGTTGAGCCGCTATCTCGACATCGGCTACCTGACGACGCTGCCGCTGCCCAGCGACCGTTCGACGATCATGGTCGAGCCGGGCGGTGAGAACCTCATCGTCACCGGGGCGAGCTGCGCGGCCGCTTTCGATCCCTTGGCCGAGGATGGCTTCCTGTCCTCGATCGAGCCCGGCGACATCGGGGTGATGCAGGGCAATCTTGGTGAGGATGCAACAGCCGCATGCCTGCGGGCGATGCGCGGGGCCGGGGCTGTGACGATCTTCAATCCCAGCCCGCTCGCGGCCGGTCACGCGCCGCCTCTCGATAGCGTCAGCCTGGTTGTGATCAACACAGTCGAGGCCGCGCAGCTGACCGGATACAGCGATCCCGCCATGGCGGCTCGCGAATTGATCCGCAAGGGTGCCGCCGGCGCGATCGTGACCCTTGGCGCATCCGGCTGCCTGGTCGCTGACGGCGAGGCGAGGATCGAGATGCTGGCGGCTCCCAAAGTGGCCGTCGCAGACACCAGCGGCGCCGGCGACGTTTTTTGCGGCTGCCTGGCCGGCTGCCTGGCATGCGGCATGGATCTGGCGGCGGCGGCGCGCATCGCCGTCCGCGCCGCTGCCATCTCCGTCGGGCGCCCAGGCACGCTCGGGTCCTGCCCCACCAGGCAGGAGATGAAAATGCTCATGGAAACGGGTCAGGTTCAAAACGCATGA
- a CDS encoding Zn-dependent hydrolase has protein sequence MTLVPEIDGQRLLGRLDAFARIGATPAGGVNRQAFSVEDRKARRLLTELALERGFTVFQDGMANLFVRREGSDPALPPLLIGSHLDSQPTGGRFDGALGTLSAFEALEAVADAKLETTMPIEVVAWANEEGSRFAPGVMGSMAFAGADVSGWDSIVGSDGASLARELQATIAALPEARLRPIGMPISGYIELHIEQGPSLEKEGLPIGVVTAVQGTRWLEVAIEGAAGHAGTTGLAYRRDPMVAAAAAMHRLQQTIMPLDTSARLTVGRIAASPGSINAIPQDVVFTVDLRHPEPERLDAIEAEVRRVCTAEAEAQHCVTRIARSFDMPGAAFSSDMVKIIQQAANALQLPHRQMISGAFHDALFLARVAPAAMIFVPCRDGLSHNEAEYVEPAHAIDGARLLLLAAVMAASPGAPHR, from the coding sequence GTGACCTTGGTGCCGGAGATCGATGGCCAGCGTCTGCTCGGGCGGCTCGATGCCTTCGCCCGGATCGGAGCGACACCGGCCGGTGGCGTCAACCGGCAGGCGTTCAGCGTCGAGGACCGCAAGGCGCGGCGCCTGCTGACCGAACTGGCGCTCGAGCGCGGCTTCACCGTCTTTCAGGACGGGATGGCGAATCTCTTCGTCCGCCGGGAGGGTTCGGACCCCGCGCTTCCCCCGCTGCTGATCGGCAGCCATCTCGACAGCCAGCCGACGGGCGGGCGCTTCGATGGGGCGCTCGGCACGCTTTCCGCATTCGAGGCGCTCGAGGCGGTGGCGGACGCGAAGCTCGAGACCACAATGCCGATCGAGGTCGTCGCCTGGGCCAATGAAGAGGGCAGCCGGTTCGCGCCCGGCGTCATGGGCTCCATGGCATTTGCCGGCGCCGACGTTTCGGGCTGGGATTCAATCGTCGGCAGTGACGGCGCATCCCTTGCGAGGGAGCTCCAGGCGACCATTGCCGCCTTGCCCGAGGCAAGGCTTCGTCCGATCGGCATGCCGATATCGGGATATATCGAGCTCCACATCGAACAAGGGCCATCGCTGGAAAAGGAGGGGCTGCCGATCGGTGTCGTCACCGCGGTCCAGGGCACACGTTGGCTGGAAGTCGCCATCGAGGGAGCCGCCGGCCACGCCGGGACGACCGGCCTTGCCTATCGCCGGGATCCGATGGTTGCCGCCGCCGCGGCGATGCACAGGCTGCAGCAAACGATCATGCCGCTCGACACTAGCGCGCGGCTCACTGTGGGACGCATCGCCGCCAGTCCGGGATCGATCAATGCCATACCTCAGGACGTGGTCTTCACCGTCGACCTGCGCCATCCAGAGCCGGAGCGGCTGGATGCCATCGAGGCCGAGGTGCGCCGGGTCTGTACGGCCGAGGCCGAGGCGCAGCACTGCGTGACGAGGATCGCACGTTCCTTCGACATGCCGGGAGCCGCGTTTTCCTCAGACATGGTCAAGATCATACAGCAAGCCGCCAACGCTCTGCAGTTGCCGCACCGGCAGATGATTTCGGGTGCCTTCCATGACGCGCTGTTCCTCGCCCGGGTGGCGCCGGCCGCGATGATCTTCGTGCCATGCCGCGACGGCCTGAGCCACAACGAAGCCGAATATGTCGAGCCCGCCCACGCAATCGACGGCGCGCGGCTGCTGTTGCTGGCCGCCGTCATGGCGGCGTCGCCCGGCGCTCCGCACCGGTGA
- a CDS encoding BtpA/SgcQ family protein, with the protein MTQQPVGRKPIGPKPVGRAAHDVLQSIFGRRKVVIGVVHLAPLPGAPRYDGEAVEAIYKRGLDDARAYLEGGCDGVIVENHGDVPFAKPDDVGPETAAYMSVVSDRIRRELGRPIGINVLANAAIPALSIASASGASFIRVNQWANAYVANEGFVEGEAARAMRFRARLRANGIRIFADAHVKHGAHAIVGDRPIEEQVKDLAFFDADAVIATGQRTGHAADLGYISMIKEAAGLPTLVGSGVTLENVNDILDIVDGVIVASSLKHDGVWWNQVDPQRVIAFIGGLKR; encoded by the coding sequence ATGACACAACAACCGGTTGGTCGCAAACCCATTGGTCCCAAGCCCGTCGGCCGTGCCGCGCATGACGTGCTGCAATCGATCTTCGGCCGGCGCAAGGTGGTGATCGGCGTCGTCCATCTGGCACCATTGCCGGGTGCTCCGCGCTATGATGGCGAGGCGGTCGAGGCCATCTACAAACGCGGCCTCGACGACGCGCGCGCCTATCTCGAGGGCGGTTGCGACGGCGTGATCGTCGAGAACCATGGCGATGTGCCGTTTGCCAAGCCGGACGACGTCGGGCCGGAAACCGCCGCCTACATGTCCGTCGTCTCGGATCGCATCCGCCGTGAGCTCGGCCGGCCGATCGGCATCAACGTGCTCGCCAACGCCGCCATTCCCGCGCTGTCGATCGCCAGCGCCTCGGGCGCATCCTTCATTCGCGTCAACCAATGGGCCAACGCCTACGTCGCCAATGAAGGTTTTGTCGAGGGGGAAGCGGCGCGCGCCATGCGCTTCCGCGCCAGGCTCCGCGCCAACGGCATTCGCATCTTCGCCGACGCGCATGTCAAACATGGTGCGCACGCCATAGTCGGTGACCGGCCGATCGAGGAACAGGTGAAGGATCTGGCCTTCTTCGATGCCGACGCGGTGATCGCCACCGGCCAGCGCACCGGCCACGCCGCCGACCTCGGCTATATCAGCATGATCAAGGAAGCAGCCGGATTGCCGACCCTGGTCGGCAGTGGCGTGACGCTCGAAAACGTCAACGACATCCTCGATATCGTCGACGGCGTCATCGTCGCCAGTTCGCTGAAACATGACGGCGTCTGGTGGAACCAGGTCGATCCTCAGCGGGTGATAGCCTTCATCGGCGGCCTGAAGCGGTGA
- a CDS encoding FAD-binding oxidoreductase translates to MNAMSFTALDGGKTTVAAAALETLSTQIRGTVLREGDAAYDGARSIWNGMIDRRPSLIVCCVGASDVVTAVNFARENGLLVSVRGGGHNIAGTAICDGGMVIDLSLMKSVRVDVGGQRAWVGPGATLADVDRETQAFGLAVPTGINSSTGIAGLTLGGGFGWITRKYGLTIDNLVSADVVTADGRLLRASESENADLFWALRGGGGNFGVVTAFEFQLHRFQPQVLSGLVVHPFADAGNVLREYRAALEDAPDELTCWVVMRQAPPLPFLPAEWHGKEVLVLAMCYCGDIEAGETATRRLRTIGRPIADVVGPNPFTGWQQAFDPLLAPGARNYWKSHDFTELSDSAAEVATEAISRLPGPECEIFFGHVGGAARRVKADATAFPQRSSHFVMNVHARWREPEMDRACIEWARGIYEASKPYAAGTAYVNFMPEDEVDRIEAAYGGNYRRLLEIKQRYDPQNLFRMNQNLRPKESLRAA, encoded by the coding sequence ATGAATGCCATGAGCTTCACTGCCCTTGACGGCGGCAAGACGACGGTCGCTGCCGCCGCCCTGGAAACGCTTTCGACGCAAATACGCGGCACGGTGCTGCGGGAAGGTGATGCCGCCTATGACGGCGCACGCAGCATCTGGAACGGGATGATCGACCGGCGGCCGAGTCTGATCGTGTGCTGCGTCGGCGCCTCCGATGTCGTTACAGCGGTGAATTTCGCCCGCGAAAACGGGCTGCTCGTCTCCGTGCGCGGCGGCGGCCACAACATCGCCGGCACCGCTATCTGCGATGGCGGCATGGTGATCGATCTGTCGCTGATGAAGTCGGTGCGGGTCGATGTCGGGGGGCAGCGGGCCTGGGTCGGACCCGGCGCCACGCTTGCCGACGTCGACCGGGAAACACAGGCCTTCGGTCTGGCGGTGCCGACCGGCATCAACTCGAGCACCGGTATTGCCGGCCTGACGCTGGGCGGCGGCTTCGGCTGGATCACCCGCAAATACGGGCTGACCATCGACAATCTCGTTTCGGCGGACGTGGTGACTGCCGACGGCAGGCTGCTGCGCGCCAGCGAGAGCGAGAACGCGGACCTGTTCTGGGCGCTGCGCGGCGGCGGCGGCAATTTCGGCGTCGTCACGGCGTTCGAGTTCCAACTCCACCGTTTCCAACCACAGGTATTGTCCGGTCTCGTCGTCCATCCCTTCGCCGACGCCGGCAACGTGCTTCGCGAATATCGCGCGGCGCTCGAAGACGCACCCGACGAACTGACCTGCTGGGTGGTCATGCGGCAAGCACCGCCGCTGCCGTTCCTGCCGGCCGAATGGCACGGCAAAGAGGTGCTGGTGCTGGCCATGTGCTATTGCGGCGACATCGAGGCCGGTGAAACGGCGACCCGAAGGCTTCGGACCATCGGCCGGCCGATCGCCGACGTCGTCGGTCCCAATCCGTTCACCGGCTGGCAGCAGGCCTTCGATCCGCTGCTTGCGCCCGGCGCCCGCAACTACTGGAAGAGCCATGACTTCACGGAGCTTTCCGACAGCGCGGCCGAGGTCGCCACGGAAGCGATATCGCGGCTTCCGGGTCCCGAATGCGAGATATTCTTCGGCCATGTCGGCGGTGCGGCGAGGCGCGTCAAGGCGGATGCAACGGCGTTTCCGCAGCGCAGCTCGCATTTCGTGATGAACGTCCACGCCCGCTGGCGCGAACCGGAAATGGACAGGGCCTGCATCGAGTGGGCGCGCGGCATCTATGAAGCCTCGAAGCCCTATGCCGCCGGGACGGCCTATGTGAACTTCATGCCGGAGGACGAGGTCGACCGCATCGAAGCGGCCTATGGCGGCAATTATCGCCGACTGCTCGAGATCAAGCAGCGCTACGATCCGCAGAACCTGTTCCGCATGAACCAGAACCTGCGTCCGAAGGAAAGCCTGCGAGCGGCCTGA